A single region of the Variovorax paradoxus genome encodes:
- a CDS encoding quinone oxidoreductase family protein, translating into MSKAVRIDRHGGPEELKIVDVEVGEPGPGEIRIRHKAVGLNFIDTYQRSGLYPFQMPLQLGMEASGVVEAVGEGVTHLKAGDRAAYASQPPGAYSELRVMPAKCVCKLPDAISFETGAAMMLKGLTAQYLLKKTLPAEGLQPGDFVLFHAAAGGVGLIACQWAKALGLQLIGTAGSDAKCKLALEHGAAHAINYSTENFAARVKEITGGKGVKVVYDSVGKDTWEASIECLRPFGLLAVFGNGSGPVPPISLGTLASKGSLYVTRPTLFTHISTRESTQSMADDLFAVVESGAVKIPIDQRYALADVQQAHRDLEARKTTGCTILTL; encoded by the coding sequence ATGAGCAAAGCCGTTCGTATCGACCGCCACGGCGGTCCCGAAGAACTGAAGATCGTCGACGTGGAGGTCGGCGAGCCGGGGCCCGGCGAAATACGCATCCGACACAAGGCCGTGGGCCTGAACTTCATCGACACCTATCAGCGCAGCGGCCTCTACCCTTTCCAGATGCCCTTGCAGCTGGGCATGGAAGCCTCGGGCGTGGTCGAGGCGGTGGGCGAGGGCGTCACGCACCTCAAGGCGGGCGACCGCGCCGCCTATGCGAGCCAGCCCCCGGGCGCCTACAGCGAACTGCGTGTGATGCCGGCCAAGTGCGTCTGCAAGTTGCCCGATGCCATTTCGTTCGAAACCGGTGCGGCGATGATGCTCAAGGGCCTCACGGCGCAATACCTGCTCAAGAAGACGCTGCCGGCGGAAGGGTTGCAGCCGGGCGACTTCGTGCTGTTCCACGCCGCGGCCGGCGGGGTCGGGCTCATCGCGTGCCAATGGGCCAAGGCGCTGGGGCTGCAGCTGATCGGCACGGCCGGCAGTGACGCCAAATGCAAGCTTGCGCTCGAACATGGCGCGGCGCATGCCATCAATTACAGCACCGAGAACTTCGCGGCCCGGGTGAAGGAGATCACGGGCGGCAAGGGCGTGAAGGTGGTGTACGACTCGGTCGGCAAGGACACCTGGGAAGCCTCGATCGAGTGCCTGCGCCCGTTCGGTTTGCTCGCGGTGTTCGGCAACGGCTCAGGCCCCGTGCCGCCGATCAGCCTTGGCACGCTGGCCTCGAAGGGCTCGCTCTACGTCACGCGCCCGACGCTGTTCACGCACATTTCCACGCGCGAGAGCACGCAGTCCATGGCGGACGACCTGTTCGCGGTGGTGGAGAGCGGCGCGGTCAAGATCCCGATCGACCAGCGCTATGCACTGGCCGACGTGCAGCAGGCACACCGCGACCTGGAAGCGCGCAAGACCACCGGCTGCACGATCCTCACGCTCTGA
- a CDS encoding LysR family transcriptional regulator, protein MAKNAAEEVSLQQLRALAAVAETGSFTLAAETLQLTQPAISHLIKRMEEEIGQPLVVRGRRIQLTSAGQVMVETAVRALRLIDESVDACRSQSQLREGRVVLAVGHLTAGALLPPMLGRFSQKHPTLAITLLDSTAEQMISRLLSQEADLGFGSDIGQKHSELATEPLFTERMALFVREDHPLAQRVVVDARHLEALPFIHVNPDANVWRSVSRQLSSVANVYPQVAHHVSMLSTAFGLIQAGAGVALLPRYVEVLMPGNLRAVSVTRPTLEYPVVAVRLAKHPLSPAALAFLAMARQHMKPPRAGKP, encoded by the coding sequence ATGGCAAAGAACGCCGCCGAAGAGGTTTCGCTGCAGCAGTTGCGGGCGCTGGCGGCAGTAGCCGAAACCGGCAGCTTCACGCTGGCCGCGGAAACCCTGCAGCTGACCCAACCCGCGATCAGCCATCTGATCAAGCGCATGGAAGAAGAGATCGGGCAGCCGCTGGTGGTGCGCGGCCGCCGCATCCAGCTGACGAGCGCGGGCCAGGTGATGGTCGAAACGGCCGTGCGCGCGCTGCGGCTCATCGATGAGTCGGTAGACGCCTGCCGTTCGCAATCGCAGCTGCGCGAGGGCCGCGTGGTGCTGGCGGTGGGCCACCTCACTGCCGGTGCCCTGCTGCCGCCAATGCTCGGCCGCTTTTCGCAGAAACACCCCACCCTGGCCATCACGCTGCTCGACAGCACCGCGGAGCAGATGATTTCGCGCCTGCTCTCGCAGGAGGCCGACCTGGGATTTGGCTCGGACATCGGGCAGAAGCACTCGGAACTGGCCACCGAACCGCTCTTTACAGAGCGCATGGCGCTTTTCGTGCGCGAAGATCATCCGCTGGCGCAGCGCGTGGTGGTCGACGCCAGGCACCTGGAGGCGCTGCCCTTCATCCACGTCAACCCAGACGCCAATGTGTGGCGCTCGGTCAGCCGCCAGCTGTCGAGCGTGGCTAACGTGTACCCGCAGGTGGCGCACCACGTATCGATGTTGTCGACAGCGTTCGGCCTCATCCAGGCAGGCGCGGGCGTGGCACTGTTGCCCCGGTATGTGGAGGTGCTAATGCCCGGCAACCTGCGTGCGGTTTCGGTCACGCGCCCGACTCTGGAATACCCGGTAGTAGCCGTTCGGCTGGCCAAACACCCGCTCAGCCCCGCCGCGTTGGCCTTCCTGGCTATGGCGCGGCAGCACATGAAACCACCGAGAGCTGGCAAGCCGTAG
- a CDS encoding DMT family transporter, with protein sequence MTKSAVQTGIPSAQSGAKSIAPGLVLASLGAIAFSGKAIIVKLAYRYGVDAITLIMLRMLFALPLFAVMAWWAGRGKPALTFRDWLGVIGLGFSGYYLASFLDFAGLAYISASFERLILYLNPTLVLLFGWLLYRRRATRPQVLGMVVSYAGVLLVFGHELWTGGGGKGGGAAAWGAFLVFLSAVSYAGYLVYSGEFVKRLGSLRLVGLATTVACVLCILQFVLTRPMSVAMQVAPEVIWLSVLNATLCTAVPVLMVMMAIERIGPAMAAQTGMIGPLSTILMGVVILGEPFTAWIAAGTVLVIAGIFVFTRTGR encoded by the coding sequence ATGACCAAGTCCGCCGTACAGACCGGCATTCCCTCCGCACAGAGCGGCGCAAAGAGCATTGCGCCCGGCCTCGTCCTCGCCTCGCTGGGCGCCATCGCGTTCAGCGGCAAGGCCATCATCGTCAAGCTGGCCTACCGGTATGGCGTGGATGCGATCACGCTGATCATGCTGCGCATGCTCTTTGCATTGCCGCTCTTCGCGGTCATGGCGTGGTGGGCAGGGCGCGGCAAGCCTGCGCTCACGTTTCGCGATTGGCTCGGGGTGATCGGGCTCGGCTTCTCGGGCTACTACCTTGCGAGCTTTCTCGACTTTGCGGGGCTCGCCTACATTTCGGCCAGTTTCGAGCGGCTGATTCTCTATCTCAACCCCACGCTGGTGCTGCTGTTCGGCTGGCTCCTGTACCGGCGGCGCGCAACGCGGCCGCAGGTGCTGGGCATGGTCGTGAGCTACGCCGGCGTGCTGCTCGTGTTCGGGCATGAGCTCTGGACCGGCGGCGGAGGAAAGGGCGGCGGGGCGGCGGCGTGGGGCGCGTTTCTGGTGTTCCTGAGCGCGGTGAGCTATGCGGGCTATCTCGTCTATAGCGGCGAGTTCGTCAAGCGGCTCGGGTCGCTCCGGCTCGTGGGCCTGGCCACTACCGTGGCCTGCGTGCTGTGCATCTTGCAGTTCGTGCTCACGCGGCCCATGAGCGTTGCGATGCAGGTCGCTCCCGAGGTCATCTGGCTGTCGGTGCTGAATGCCACGCTATGCACGGCCGTGCCTGTCCTGATGGTCATGATGGCCATCGAACGCATCGGCCCGGCCATGGCTGCGCAAACCGGCATGATCGGGCCTCTTTCGACCATCCTCATGGGGGTGGTCATACTTGGCGAGCCGTTCACCGCGTGGATCGCGGCCGGCACGGTGCTCGTGATTGCGGGCATCTTCGTTTTCACACGCACGGGGCGCTAG
- a CDS encoding response regulator, translated as MDTVRTFVVEDNPTIRESLLGTLREVARVDPVGQAESEREGTRWLTSNLSQWDLAIVDLFLKDGTGFSVLQACRNREPAQKMVVLSNHLTPEMRRKCTQLGADAVFDKATEIDDLIDFCLRRRQEQFMRSLSSAAH; from the coding sequence ATGGACACCGTTAGAACCTTTGTTGTCGAGGACAACCCCACCATCCGCGAGAGCCTCCTGGGCACCTTGCGCGAAGTGGCCAGGGTCGACCCAGTGGGCCAGGCGGAATCAGAGCGGGAGGGCACCCGTTGGCTGACGAGCAACCTGTCGCAATGGGACCTGGCCATCGTCGACCTGTTCCTGAAGGACGGCACCGGCTTCAGCGTGCTCCAGGCCTGCCGCAACCGTGAGCCGGCGCAGAAGATGGTGGTGCTCAGCAACCATCTCACCCCTGAAATGCGGCGCAAGTGCACGCAGCTCGGCGCCGATGCGGTCTTCGACAAGGCCACGGAAATCGATGACCTGATCGACTTCTGCCTGCGCCGGCGGCAGGAGCAGTTCATGCGTTCACTTTCCTCGGCGGCACACTGA
- a CDS encoding DMT family transporter — protein sequence MQIQQRLTPFTVFLLTVPPLLWAGNAVVGRMVRELVSPLTLNFVRWVIAFVLLLPLAWPVLRPGSPMWAHWKRYAVLGLLGIGCYNAFQYLALQTSTPINVTLVGSSLPLWMLATGAVFFGARVSGREIGGSLLSMLGVLLVLSRGEWRQLLALRLVPGDLYMILGTIAWAFYSWILARTREPQAVRQDWAAFLMAQMVFGLAWSGAFAAGEWTLADARIVPGWPLFAALAFIGIGPAVLAYRCWGSGVQHAGPQAASFFMNLTPLFAALLSAAFLGEPPHWYHGAAFLLIVGGIVVSSSSKR from the coding sequence ATGCAGATCCAGCAGCGCCTCACGCCTTTCACCGTCTTCCTGCTCACCGTGCCGCCGCTGCTGTGGGCCGGCAATGCGGTGGTCGGCCGTATGGTGCGCGAGCTGGTGTCGCCGCTCACGCTGAACTTCGTGCGCTGGGTCATTGCCTTCGTGCTGTTGCTGCCTCTTGCATGGCCCGTGCTGCGCCCCGGCAGCCCGATGTGGGCGCACTGGAAGCGCTACGCCGTGCTGGGGCTGCTCGGCATCGGCTGCTACAACGCCTTCCAGTACCTGGCGCTGCAGACCTCCACGCCGATCAACGTCACGCTGGTGGGCTCCAGCCTGCCCCTGTGGATGCTCGCGACGGGTGCCGTTTTCTTCGGAGCCCGCGTCAGCGGGCGCGAAATCGGCGGTTCGCTGCTTTCGATGCTTGGCGTGCTGCTGGTGCTGAGCCGGGGCGAATGGCGGCAGTTGCTTGCACTGCGCCTGGTGCCGGGCGACCTGTACATGATCCTGGGCACCATTGCCTGGGCGTTCTACAGCTGGATACTGGCGCGCACGCGCGAGCCTCAAGCCGTGCGGCAAGACTGGGCCGCGTTTCTCATGGCGCAGATGGTGTTCGGTCTGGCTTGGTCAGGCGCATTCGCGGCCGGCGAGTGGACGCTGGCAGACGCCCGGATCGTGCCGGGCTGGCCCCTGTTTGCGGCCCTGGCCTTCATCGGCATCGGACCCGCCGTACTGGCCTACCGCTGCTGGGGCAGCGGCGTGCAGCATGCCGGGCCGCAAGCGGCGAGCTTCTTCATGAATCTCACGCCGCTGTTCGCCGCGCTGTTGTCGGCAGCGTTCTTGGGCGAGCCGCCGCACTGGTACCACGGCGCGGCATTCTTGCTGATCGTCGGCGGCATCGTGGTCTCGTCGTCATCCAAACGTTGA
- a CDS encoding gamma-glutamyltransferase family protein translates to MNFDFSNPYLSTRIPIFARNVVSTSHPLASQAGLRMLQQGGNAVDAAIATAAVMTLVEPVSNGLGSDAFCILWDGKELHGLNGSGPAPKAWTPEYLKAKYGADAATPPMRGIDSVTVPGAVRSWVALSDRFGKLPFADLMAPAIDIAERGYLVPPVVQGKWLAATSLLESQPGFAQAFLPWGRAPEIGELFRFPAAARALKAIARTKGEAYYNGEIAEALAKFSKEQGGSLTVADLSAYQPEWVKPISRDYRGHTLHEIPPNGQGIAALIALGILEKFDIASLPVDSVASQHLQIEAMKLAFADVYRYVSEPSSMTVTPAQMLDDAYLASRARLIDVKKAQDFKAGNPVKGGTIYLTAADESGMMVSFIQSNYMGFGSGCVEPEFGISLQNRGHGFSLKAESPNVVAPGKRPFHTIIPAFLTKDGQPVMSFGVMGGNMQPQGHMQTLVRMLDYKQNPQAACDAPRWRFNAGLEINVEAAMNPNTVQGLRDLGHQLDVINDSYQDFGAGQFIWRAGDPSVEGYVAASDPRRDGVAAGY, encoded by the coding sequence ATGAACTTCGATTTCAGCAATCCCTATCTCTCCACCCGCATCCCGATCTTCGCGCGCAACGTGGTGTCGACCTCGCACCCGCTGGCGTCTCAAGCCGGGCTGCGCATGCTCCAGCAGGGCGGCAACGCTGTGGATGCAGCCATTGCCACGGCAGCCGTGATGACGCTGGTCGAGCCGGTGAGCAACGGTCTCGGCAGCGACGCGTTCTGCATCCTGTGGGACGGCAAGGAACTGCATGGCCTGAACGGCTCCGGTCCCGCGCCCAAGGCCTGGACGCCCGAGTACCTCAAGGCCAAGTACGGCGCCGATGCCGCGACGCCGCCGATGCGCGGCATCGATTCGGTCACGGTGCCAGGTGCCGTGCGCAGCTGGGTGGCGCTGAGCGATCGCTTCGGCAAGCTGCCCTTCGCCGACCTGATGGCGCCGGCCATCGACATTGCCGAGCGCGGCTACCTCGTGCCGCCGGTGGTGCAAGGCAAGTGGCTGGCAGCCACCTCGCTGCTCGAGTCGCAGCCCGGCTTTGCGCAAGCCTTTCTGCCCTGGGGCCGCGCACCCGAGATCGGCGAGCTGTTTCGTTTTCCGGCCGCCGCGCGCGCGCTCAAGGCCATTGCCCGCACCAAGGGCGAGGCCTATTACAACGGCGAAATCGCCGAGGCGCTCGCCAAGTTTTCGAAAGAGCAGGGCGGCTCGCTCACCGTGGCAGACCTCTCGGCCTACCAGCCTGAGTGGGTCAAGCCGATTTCGCGCGACTACCGCGGCCACACGCTGCACGAGATTCCGCCCAACGGGCAGGGCATCGCGGCGCTGATCGCGCTCGGCATTCTCGAAAAGTTCGACATCGCTTCGCTCCCGGTCGACTCGGTCGCTTCGCAGCACCTGCAGATCGAGGCGATGAAGCTCGCCTTTGCCGACGTGTACCGCTACGTGTCGGAGCCATCGTCGATGACGGTGACCCCCGCGCAAATGCTCGATGACGCCTATCTCGCATCGCGTGCGAGACTCATCGACGTGAAAAAGGCGCAGGACTTCAAGGCCGGCAACCCCGTGAAGGGCGGCACCATCTACCTCACGGCCGCGGACGAGAGCGGCATGATGGTGAGTTTCATCCAGAGCAACTACATGGGCTTCGGCTCGGGTTGCGTGGAGCCCGAGTTCGGCATCAGCCTGCAGAACCGCGGCCATGGCTTCAGCCTCAAGGCCGAGAGCCCGAACGTGGTGGCGCCGGGCAAGCGGCCCTTCCACACCATCATTCCGGCCTTCCTTACCAAGGACGGCCAGCCGGTGATGAGCTTTGGCGTGATGGGTGGCAACATGCAGCCCCAAGGCCACATGCAGACGCTGGTGCGCATGCTCGACTACAAGCAGAACCCGCAGGCCGCCTGCGATGCGCCGCGCTGGCGCTTCAACGCGGGGCTCGAGATCAATGTCGAGGCCGCGATGAACCCGAACACCGTGCAGGGCCTGCGCGACCTCGGCCACCAGCTCGACGTGATCAACGACTCGTACCAGGACTTCGGCGCCGGCCAGTTCATCTGGCGCGCGGGCGACCCGTCGGTCGAAGGCTATGTGGCCGCCAGCGATCCGCGCCGCGACGGCGTGGCTGCAGGCTATTGA
- a CDS encoding SDR family oxidoreductase: MDLGIAGKTALVCGASKGLGYGCAEALVREGVNVVIVARGAEALEAAAAKLAAAATGSPAPFVKHVAADITTEAGRAAVFALGHDFDIVVTNAGGPPPGDFRSWDREAWIKAVDANMLTPIELIKATVDGMAKRGFGRIVNITSSSVKSPIDILGLSNGARSGLTGFVAGVARTAIAAQGVTINNLLPGSFDTDRLKGTMAGTAQKTGQDFDTVWEARKKNIPARRFGTPAEFGAICAFLCSMQAGYMTGQNVLADGGAYPGTY, from the coding sequence ATGGATCTGGGCATTGCAGGCAAGACCGCGCTGGTTTGCGGCGCGAGCAAGGGACTTGGCTACGGCTGCGCCGAAGCGCTGGTGCGCGAGGGCGTGAACGTGGTGATCGTGGCGCGCGGCGCGGAGGCGCTCGAAGCAGCCGCTGCAAAGCTGGCTGCGGCGGCGACCGGCTCGCCGGCACCCTTCGTCAAGCATGTGGCGGCCGATATCACCACCGAAGCCGGCCGCGCAGCCGTGTTCGCGCTCGGCCACGACTTCGACATCGTGGTGACCAACGCCGGCGGCCCGCCGCCCGGCGATTTCCGCAGCTGGGACCGCGAGGCCTGGATCAAGGCGGTCGACGCCAACATGCTCACGCCCATCGAGCTCATCAAGGCCACGGTCGACGGCATGGCCAAGCGGGGTTTCGGGCGCATCGTCAACATCACCTCCAGTTCGGTGAAGTCGCCCATCGACATCCTGGGCCTTTCGAACGGCGCGCGCAGCGGCCTCACGGGCTTTGTGGCGGGTGTGGCGCGCACGGCCATTGCGGCGCAGGGCGTGACCATCAACAACCTGCTGCCCGGCTCCTTCGATACCGATCGCCTAAAGGGCACCATGGCCGGCACGGCCCAGAAGACCGGCCAGGACTTCGACACGGTTTGGGAAGCCCGCAAGAAGAACATTCCAGCCAGGCGCTTCGGCACGCCGGCCGAGTTTGGCGCCATCTGCGCCTTTCTCTGCAGCATGCAGGCCGGCTACATGACGGGACAGAACGTGCTGGCGGACGGCGGCGCCTACCCTGGCACTTACTGA
- a CDS encoding Bug family tripartite tricarboxylate transporter substrate binding protein codes for MKRIQFLQGVAAALCLAASSTASFAQGYPNKPVRLVVPFPAGGATDLFARTLGQKMSEKLGTTLVVDNKPGAGGAIGSDLVAKAPADGYTLLLATTSTHSIGPAITSKLPYDTVRDFSPIAHVGDAPSIMLVPVNSPAKTVREWIDHAKKNPGKLNYASSGNGTIVQLTAELFKAQAGVFVTHIPYKGTALAIPDLISGKIDVLFDSLPTGMPHVRDGRLRALGVTTRGRSPLAPELPPIADTLPGYESSTWFGFYGPKGLPADIVARVNKAANEALADPELKDKLSRLGIEPATAGTPEQFAKMVATDAAKWKKIVVDRKITND; via the coding sequence ATGAAACGAATCCAGTTCCTTCAGGGGGTTGCCGCAGCGCTCTGCCTGGCTGCATCGAGCACAGCCAGCTTCGCACAGGGCTATCCCAACAAGCCGGTGCGGCTCGTCGTGCCGTTCCCCGCGGGCGGCGCCACCGATCTCTTTGCGCGCACGCTCGGGCAGAAGATGAGCGAGAAGCTCGGCACCACGCTGGTCGTCGACAACAAGCCGGGTGCCGGCGGGGCCATCGGTTCCGACCTGGTTGCCAAGGCGCCGGCCGACGGCTACACGTTGCTGCTGGCCACCACCAGCACGCACTCGATCGGCCCGGCCATCACCAGCAAGCTGCCTTACGACACGGTGCGCGACTTCTCGCCCATCGCGCACGTGGGCGATGCGCCCAGCATCATGCTGGTGCCGGTCAATTCGCCCGCGAAGACGGTGCGCGAATGGATCGACCATGCCAAGAAGAACCCCGGCAAGCTCAACTACGCCTCCAGCGGCAACGGCACGATCGTGCAGCTCACGGCGGAGCTCTTCAAGGCGCAGGCCGGCGTGTTCGTCACGCACATTCCCTACAAGGGCACCGCGCTTGCCATTCCCGACCTGATCAGCGGCAAGATCGACGTGCTGTTCGACTCGCTCCCCACCGGCATGCCGCACGTGCGCGACGGGCGCCTGCGCGCGCTCGGCGTCACCACGCGGGGGCGCAGCCCGCTGGCGCCGGAGCTGCCGCCCATTGCCGACACTCTGCCAGGCTATGAGTCGAGCACCTGGTTCGGCTTCTATGGTCCGAAGGGGCTGCCGGCGGACATCGTGGCGCGCGTCAACAAGGCGGCCAACGAAGCCTTGGCCGACCCTGAGCTGAAAGACAAGCTTTCGCGCCTGGGCATCGAACCCGCCACTGCCGGAACGCCCGAGCAGTTCGCGAAGATGGTGGCCACCGATGCTGCCAAGTGGAAAAAGATCGTGGTCGACCGCAAGATCACCAACGACTGA
- a CDS encoding Na/Pi cotransporter family protein yields the protein MKHLLNLLAAVALLVWGTHLVRTGVLRVFGANLRKILVQSMRNRFTAALSGIGVTALVQSSTATSLMTSSFVGQGLVTLPAALAVMRGADVGTALISVLFSADLSWLSPMFIFVGVVLFISRSASVAGRVGRVLIGLGLMLLALQLVVEATEPLFSAPAVRALLASLSSDVLLEITIGAALAIVAYSSLAVVLLVAAMASSNVVPLDVALGLVLGANLGSGLLAVLTTAKSAIPVRQVTVGNLLFKAMGVAIVAPFVGLWLRYVQPQVPNATHGVVLFHLAFNVIISVGFIGLTQWVATLVTKMLPVPQQPATSTRPHHLDPSALSTPSLAISNAAREALHQADIVETMLIGTLDVIRHNDLRLSQELRQLDDTVDELYSAIKYYMTRISREALGEEESRRWTDIISFTINMEQIGDIIERVIIDIEDKKIKPQRNFSAAGMAEIVELHGRLVANLRLSMSVFLNGNVRDAQKLLEEKARFRDLERAYATTHLDRLSDRTTLSIETSSLHIDLISDLKRINSHICSIAYPILESAGALAPSRLRESRLGKIEG from the coding sequence ATGAAGCATCTTCTGAACCTGCTCGCCGCCGTCGCACTGCTGGTGTGGGGCACGCACCTCGTTCGCACGGGCGTGCTGCGCGTGTTCGGGGCCAACCTGCGCAAGATCCTGGTGCAGAGCATGCGCAACCGCTTCACCGCCGCGCTGTCCGGCATCGGTGTAACCGCGCTGGTGCAGTCGAGCACGGCCACGTCGCTGATGACTTCGTCCTTCGTGGGGCAAGGCCTGGTCACGCTGCCGGCCGCGCTGGCTGTGATGCGCGGGGCGGACGTCGGCACGGCGCTCATCTCGGTACTGTTCTCCGCCGACCTTTCGTGGCTTTCGCCGATGTTCATCTTCGTGGGCGTGGTGCTGTTCATTTCTCGCTCGGCCAGCGTGGCGGGCCGCGTCGGCCGGGTGCTCATCGGCCTGGGGCTGATGCTGCTGGCGCTGCAGCTGGTGGTGGAAGCCACTGAGCCGCTCTTTTCGGCTCCCGCCGTGCGGGCGCTGCTGGCCTCGCTCAGCAGCGACGTGCTGCTCGAAATCACCATTGGCGCCGCGCTCGCCATCGTGGCGTATTCCAGCCTGGCCGTGGTGCTGCTGGTGGCGGCCATGGCAAGCTCCAACGTGGTTCCGCTGGACGTCGCGCTCGGGCTGGTGCTCGGCGCCAACCTCGGCAGCGGCCTGCTGGCCGTGCTGACCACCGCCAAGTCGGCCATACCGGTGCGGCAGGTCACGGTGGGCAACCTGCTGTTCAAGGCGATGGGTGTGGCGATCGTCGCGCCCTTCGTCGGGCTCTGGCTGCGCTACGTGCAACCCCAAGTGCCAAACGCGACGCACGGCGTGGTGCTGTTTCATCTGGCGTTCAACGTGATCATCAGCGTGGGCTTCATCGGTCTTACGCAATGGGTGGCCACGCTGGTCACCAAGATGCTGCCGGTGCCGCAGCAGCCGGCCACTTCCACGCGGCCGCATCACCTCGACCCCTCGGCGCTTTCAACGCCTTCGCTGGCCATTTCGAATGCGGCGCGCGAGGCGCTGCACCAGGCCGACATCGTCGAGACCATGCTCATCGGCACGCTCGACGTGATCCGCCACAACGACCTGCGCCTGTCGCAGGAGCTGCGGCAGCTCGACGACACGGTGGACGAGCTCTACTCGGCCATCAAGTACTACATGACGCGTATCTCGCGCGAGGCGCTGGGCGAAGAAGAGAGCCGGCGCTGGACCGACATCATCAGCTTCACCATCAACATGGAGCAGATCGGCGACATCATCGAGCGCGTGATCATCGACATCGAAGACAAGAAGATCAAGCCGCAGCGCAACTTCTCGGCCGCCGGCATGGCGGAAATCGTGGAGCTGCACGGCCGGCTGGTGGCCAACCTGCGGCTGAGCATGAGCGTGTTCCTGAACGGCAATGTGCGCGACGCGCAAAAGCTGCTCGAAGAAAAAGCCCGCTTCCGCGACCTTGAACGGGCCTATGCCACCACGCACCTCGACCGGCTGTCCGACCGCACCACGCTGAGCATCGAGACCAGTTCGCTGCACATCGACCTGATCAGCGACCTGAAGCGCATCAACTCGCACATATGCTCCATCGCCTACCCCATTCTCGAGTCGGCTGGCGCACTGGCGCCTAGCCGGCTGCGTGAATCGCGGCTGGGGAAGATCGAGGGCTGA
- a CDS encoding tripartite tricarboxylate transporter permease — protein MELFEHLSMGFGVAFTFTNLLYCLGGCILGTLIGVLPGIGPVATIAMLLPATYALPPVSALIMLAGIYYGAQYGGSTTAILVNLPGESSSVVTVIDGYQMARKGRAGPALAAAGLGSFFAGCVGTLILAAFAPPLTELAFKFGPAEYFSLMILGLIGAVVLASGSLLKAIGMIVLGLLLGLVGTDVNSGVARYSFDVPELTDGIGFVAIAMGVFGYGEIIANLSRPDDEREVFTAKVSGLFPTKEDFKRMIPAVLRGTALGSSLGILPGGGALLSAFAAYTIEKKTKLHPGEVPFGKGNIRGVAAPEAANNAGAQTSFIPLLTLGIPPNAVMALMVGAMTIHNIQPGPQVMTSNPELFWGLIASMWLGNAMLVILNLPLIGMWIKLLTVPYKFLFPAIVLFCAIGVYSTNNNTWDIWMVGIFGFVGYTFFKLGCEPAPLLLGFILGPMMEENLRRSLLLSRGDWSVFVTRPISLGLLLAAALLLVIVLLPAVKAKREEAFVED, from the coding sequence ATGGAATTGTTCGAACACCTCTCGATGGGTTTTGGCGTTGCCTTTACCTTCACCAACCTGCTGTACTGCCTGGGCGGCTGTATCCTCGGCACGCTGATCGGCGTGCTGCCGGGCATCGGCCCGGTTGCGACCATCGCAATGCTGCTGCCGGCCACGTATGCGCTGCCGCCCGTGTCGGCGCTGATCATGCTGGCCGGTATTTATTACGGCGCGCAGTACGGCGGTTCCACTACCGCCATTCTGGTGAACCTGCCTGGCGAATCTTCGTCGGTGGTAACCGTGATCGACGGCTACCAGATGGCTCGCAAGGGCCGTGCAGGTCCGGCGCTCGCCGCTGCGGGCCTGGGCTCGTTCTTTGCCGGTTGCGTCGGCACGCTGATCCTGGCTGCCTTTGCGCCTCCGCTCACCGAGCTGGCCTTCAAGTTCGGCCCGGCCGAGTACTTCTCGCTGATGATCCTGGGCCTGATCGGCGCCGTGGTGCTGGCTTCGGGCTCGCTGCTCAAGGCCATCGGCATGATCGTGCTGGGCCTGCTGCTCGGCCTGGTGGGCACCGACGTGAACTCGGGCGTGGCACGCTACAGCTTCGACGTTCCGGAACTGACCGACGGCATCGGCTTTGTGGCCATTGCCATGGGCGTGTTCGGTTACGGCGAAATCATTGCCAACCTTTCGCGCCCCGACGACGAGCGCGAGGTGTTCACCGCCAAGGTCTCGGGCCTGTTCCCGACCAAGGAAGACTTCAAGCGCATGATCCCGGCCGTGCTGCGCGGCACGGCACTGGGCTCGTCGCTCGGCATCCTGCCGGGTGGCGGTGCGTTGCTGTCGGCCTTTGCGGCCTACACCATCGAGAAGAAGACCAAGCTGCATCCGGGCGAAGTGCCCTTCGGCAAGGGCAACATCCGCGGCGTGGCAGCTCCCGAAGCGGCCAACAACGCCGGTGCGCAAACCTCCTTCATTCCGCTGCTCACGCTGGGTATTCCGCCCAACGCGGTGATGGCGCTGATGGTGGGCGCAATGACGATCCACAACATCCAGCCCGGCCCGCAGGTGATGACCAGCAACCCCGAACTGTTCTGGGGCCTGATCGCCTCGATGTGGCTCGGCAATGCAATGCTCGTGATCCTGAACCTGCCGCTGATCGGCATGTGGATCAAGCTCTTGACGGTGCCTTACAAGTTCCTGTTCCCCGCGATCGTGCTGTTCTGCGCCATTGGCGTGTACTCCACGAACAACAACACGTGGGACATCTGGATGGTGGGCATCTTCGGTTTTGTGGGCTACACCTTCTTCAAGCTGGGTTGCGAGCCTGCACCGTTGCTGCTGGGCTTCATTCTCGGGCCGATGATGGAAGAGAACCTGCGCCGTTCGCTGCTGCTCTCGCGCGGTGACTGGAGCGTGTTCGTCACGCGTCCGATCTCGCTCGGACTGCTGCTTGCCGCTGCATTGCTGCTGGTGATCGTGCTGTTGCCGGCGGTGAAGGCGAAACGCGAAGAAGCTTTCGTCGAGGACTGA